The proteins below are encoded in one region of Saccopteryx leptura isolate mSacLep1 chromosome 1, mSacLep1_pri_phased_curated, whole genome shotgun sequence:
- the BSG gene encoding basigin isoform X1, with the protein MAASGPFASRPARARARARARPARPAFPALITPRATFGGGEGGDMAMVLLVVLGLALLATENGSRADSRILTSIVDVGSKTRLTCTLNDSDTEISGHRWVKGDRVLHEDSQTSRTMEYEVDMDERVGQYSCIFLPESAGRTYVDVRGPPKIRAAKKSEHATEGETAVLICKSTSFPPVTDWLWYKMTDTGPKVLANNSQNFVVSSDTKTELHIQNLDLQDDPGTYVCNGTNAEDTAQAVITLRVRHRLAALWPFLGIVAEVLVLVTVILIYEKRRKPDEVLDDEDTGSAPLKSSSHHVNDKDKNVRQRNAN; encoded by the exons ATGGCGGCCAGTGGGCCATTTGCGTCCCGccctgcgcgcgcgcgcgcgcgcgcgcgcgcccggcCCGCCCGGCCCGCCTTCCCGGCTCTTATAACACCGCGAGCGACGTTTGGTGGCGGGGAAGGTGGCGACATGGCGATGGTGTTGCTGGTGGTTCTGGGGCTCGCGCTGCTGGCTACCGAGAACGGCTCCCGGGCGG ACAGCAGGATCTTGACTTCCATAGTTGATGTTGGCTCCAAAACACGACTCACTTGCACCTTGAATGACAGTGACACAGAGATCTCAGGCCACCGCTGGGTAAAGGGGGACAGAGTGCTGCATGAGGACTCGCAGACCAGTCGGACAATGGAATATGA GGTAGACATGGATGAACGAGTGGGACAGTACTCCTGCATCTTTCTCCCAGAGTCTGCAGGCAGAACCTACGTGGATGTGAGGG GGCCCCCCAAGATTAGAGCTGCGAAGAAGTCCGAGCATGCTACTGAGGGGGAGACAGCTGTGCTGATCTGCAAGTCCACGTCCTTCCCCCCAGTTACCGACTGGCTGTGGTACAAGATGACTGATACTGGGCCTAAG GTCCTTGCCAACAATTCCCAGAACTTTGTGGTGTCCTCGGATACCAAGACGGAGCTGCACATCCAAAACCTAGACCTGCAGGATGACCCCGGCACGTACGTCTGCAATGGCACCAATGCGGAGGACACTGCCCAGGCTGTTATCACACTGCGCGTACGCCACCGCCTTGCCGCCCTTTGGCCCTTCCTGGGTATCGTGGCTGAGGTGCTTGTGCTGGTCACTGTCATCCTCATCTATGAAAAGCGGCGGAAGCCGGATGAGGTCCTGGATG atgaggacacaggCTCTGCTCCACT GAAGAGCAGTAGTCACCACGTGAATGACAAAGACAAGAATGTCCGCCAGAGGAACGCTAACTGA
- the BSG gene encoding basigin isoform X2 produces the protein MEYEVDMDERVGQYSCIFLPESAGRTYVDVRGPPKIRAAKKSEHATEGETAVLICKSTSFPPVTDWLWYKMTDTGPKVLANNSQNFVVSSDTKTELHIQNLDLQDDPGTYVCNGTNAEDTAQAVITLRVRHRLAALWPFLGIVAEVLVLVTVILIYEKRRKPDEVLDDEDTGSAPLKSSSHHVNDKDKNVRQRNAN, from the exons ATGGAATATGA GGTAGACATGGATGAACGAGTGGGACAGTACTCCTGCATCTTTCTCCCAGAGTCTGCAGGCAGAACCTACGTGGATGTGAGGG GGCCCCCCAAGATTAGAGCTGCGAAGAAGTCCGAGCATGCTACTGAGGGGGAGACAGCTGTGCTGATCTGCAAGTCCACGTCCTTCCCCCCAGTTACCGACTGGCTGTGGTACAAGATGACTGATACTGGGCCTAAG GTCCTTGCCAACAATTCCCAGAACTTTGTGGTGTCCTCGGATACCAAGACGGAGCTGCACATCCAAAACCTAGACCTGCAGGATGACCCCGGCACGTACGTCTGCAATGGCACCAATGCGGAGGACACTGCCCAGGCTGTTATCACACTGCGCGTACGCCACCGCCTTGCCGCCCTTTGGCCCTTCCTGGGTATCGTGGCTGAGGTGCTTGTGCTGGTCACTGTCATCCTCATCTATGAAAAGCGGCGGAAGCCGGATGAGGTCCTGGATG atgaggacacaggCTCTGCTCCACT GAAGAGCAGTAGTCACCACGTGAATGACAAAGACAAGAATGTCCGCCAGAGGAACGCTAACTGA